The segment AGTGGACGTGTGATCGACAGCGTCAGCAGCAGGCTGAAGCCGGCGAGCACCACCAGTGCGATCACCAGCGCGCTGACCGGCCAGAGCAGGCTGCCGCGGTGCCAGGCCTGCAATTCGGTATAGGGAATGCGATAGATGAACAGGTAGGTCGCGCCCGTGGCCGGGCTGGTGTAGTCGTCGGTCAGGCGGCGCCAGGGCAGACTCTGGTCGCGACGGCTCTGGCGTGCCTCGAAGATCGCCGCGCGTGCCGGAAAGGTGCCGCGGATCACCGGCTGGCCGTTCTCGGCCAGCACCTGAACGTCGACGCCGAAGCGTCGGCGGTGCTCCTCGAGATACAGCTGAGCGGCCGTGGGGCCGTGCATCTCGTAGACCGCCGTCCAGGTCGGGGCCAGTCGGTTCACCCCGGGGTGCCGGCTGAGGATCCAGGCGTCCTGATTCAATGCATGGCCCAGCAGCAGGGCCAGGCCGGCGACCAGCGCGATAGCCAGCCAGAAGGTAGCGAAGATTCGCCAGAACAGGGAACGCACGGTCGGCCTCCACGGCAAAGCCCGCCGCCGACGCAGCCACCTCAGCGGCTGCTCGACGACGGGCGGTCAGAATGATGGATCGATCAGCTTTTCGCGCCTTGTTCGGCCTTCCACTTGAGAAACGCCTCGCGCTCGGCACGTTTTGCTTCCATTTTCCGCTGCATGTCGTCGAACTGCTTCTGCTGTTCCGGCTTGAGCAGGGCCTGAATCTGCTGACGGATCTTGTCCTGGCTGCTGGCCAACTCGTCCTGCATGGCCTTGCGCTCGGCGGCCGGGAGCTTGTCGAGGTAGCGCTGGGTGATCTCGTGGCGAGCCTTCATCTGCTGGCCCATCAGCTGGCGGATTTCGCGCTGCTGGTCGCGGCTGAGATCGAGTTGCTCGAACAGGTGACCGGCGCGCTTGCCCTGGCGCTCGCCGTGGCCGGCATCAGGCATGGCAAAGGCAAGGGTGGGCAGGGCGGCGACGAGCAGTAGGGCGGTCAGGGATTTGCGCATGATGTCATTCTCCTTTCTGGGGGCCGGTGCCGCGTGCCGTAGTCGGGCGTCTGCACCGGATGGAGCCCAGTCTAGGGGGCGCAAGGTCAGCTGCGGTCAGCGCTCGGTAAAGCCTGGGTAAAGACCTCAGGGCGCGTACAGGTAGCCACGGCTACGCAGCGCGACGATCCGCGGCCGGCCATCGGCGTGTGGCCCGAGCTTGCGTCGCAGGTTGCTGACGTGCATGTCCAGGCTGCGGTCGTAAAGCGTGAGCTTGCGGCCCAGGGCCAGCTGCGCGAGGGCCTGCTTGTCCAGCGGTTCACCGGGTTGTGCAAGCAGCGCTTCGAGAATCCGGCCTTCGGACAAGGTAAGGCTGATGTCCTGGTCGTCGATGCTGGCAACACCGCGCGCCGGGCTGTAGCAGAGATCGCCAAGCTCCAGCTGCGTCGGCGCAGCCGGTGCCTGGCTGCGGCGCAGCACCGCACGTAGCCGGGCGGTCAGCTCGCGGGGGTCGCACGGCTTGGCGAGGTAGTCGTCTGCGCCGAGTTCAAGGCCAAGAATGCGATCCAGCGGCTCGCCGCGGCCCGAAAGCATCAGCACGGGCAGGTTCGGGTGGTCGCTGCGCAACTGCTTGAGCAGTTCGAGGCCGCTGCCGTCGGGCAGCATCACATCGAGCACGACCGCCGCGGGCTGGCGCTCGGCCAGCGCCTTGCGTGCGCTCTGGCCGTCATGGCAGGCATGGGTCGCGAAGCCTTCCTGGGTCAGCCAGCTGCCGAGCAGTTCGCACAGTTCCTCGTCGTCGTCGATCAGCAGAAGTTCGGTCATGGTCGTCGGGTCAGTTCAGCCATTCGCGTCGCCGGCGGCCACGGGTGAGCAGCAATCCGAGGATGAAGCTGATCACACCGACCGCCGCGCCGGTCACGAACCACTGTTGATCGTCGCCCAGCAGCGGCGCGGGTGCGGCCGGCGCCTGTTGCGAGGCCTGCAGCTGCAGTTTCAGGCGCTGGTTCTCCTGGCGCAGGCGCGCGAGGGAAGCCCGGGTCGCCTCGATGTCGAAATCGAGTACCTGGGGCACCACGGCTGCGGGGGGCGCCTGCGGAGCGCTCGCTTCGGCTGTTTCAGGCGCGGGGACCGGCGCTTCTACAGCCTCTTGCGCAAAGGACAGGGCAGGCGCAGACGCCAGGGCCAACGAGATCAGTAGCGGAGCGGGGCGCATCGGGACTCCTTTCCGGGGTGGGCGCATCGAGGTGATGCGCCGGCTTGGTCCGCTATCGGCTCAGGGCAGCACTTTCTTGAAGGGCTTGACGAGCACGTCGCTGTATACCCCGGCGGCCTTGTACGGATCGGCCTCGGCCCACTCGCGTGCCGCCTCCAGGGAGTCGAACTCGGCGACCACCAGGCTGCCGCTGAAGCCCGCTTCGCCGGGGTCGTTGCTGTCGACGGCCGGGTGCGGGCCGGCCAGCACCAGGCGCCCCTGCTCCTTGAGCTGCTCGAGGCGGGCAAGGTGGGCGGGGCGGGCGGCAAGGCGGTCCTTCAACGAGCCGGGGGCGTCGGTAGCGATGATGGCATACAGCATGGTGACTCCTTGGGTTCGGCGGCCGGCCACGGCGGGCAGGCGCGAGAGGTGAGAGGCGGCGATAATAGCAAACCGACCGGCGCGGAAAAGTTGCCGCGGCGAAGCGCCTCTGGCGCCATGGTCGCACCTCTGTGCGCACCACTGGTCGAACCTGCAAGGCGTCCGCCCGCAGCCGGATCGGACAGCCGTAGCGCCCGGCGTTAAACTCGGCGCCTGTTTACCTGTTGTGGCGCCGGGCGCCCGGCCCTCTGGAGAGTTCTGCTTTGATGACCGTCGATCTGCACTGCCATAGCACGGCATCCGATGGCACGCTGGCGCCAGCCGCGGTCGTCGCCCGTGCCCAGGCGCAAGGTGTGCGTCTGCTGGCGTTGACTGATCACGACACGCTCGACGGCCTGGCCGAAGCGCGCCAGGCAGCCGATGGCCTGGGGCTCTCGCTGGTCACGGGCATCGAGCTGTCCTGCCTCTGGAACGGGGCTACCATTCATGTGCTGGGCTATGGCTTCGAGCCACAGGCACCGGCGCTGCAACAGGCCGTCGCGGCATTGCACGAGGGGCGCTGGCAGCGGGCGCGCCTGATCGCGCAGCGCCTGGAGAACAAGGGGATGGCCGGCATGCTCGAAGCCGCTCGCGCAATTCAGCAGGAGCTGGGCGACAGCGGCAACGCGCCTG is part of the Stutzerimonas balearica DSM 6083 genome and harbors:
- a CDS encoding response regulator transcription factor, with the translated sequence MTELLLIDDDEELCELLGSWLTQEGFATHACHDGQSARKALAERQPAAVVLDVMLPDGSGLELLKQLRSDHPNLPVLMLSGRGEPLDRILGLELGADDYLAKPCDPRELTARLRAVLRRSQAPAAPTQLELGDLCYSPARGVASIDDQDISLTLSEGRILEALLAQPGEPLDKQALAQLALGRKLTLYDRSLDMHVSNLRRKLGPHADGRPRIVALRSRGYLYAP
- a CDS encoding YciI family protein; this translates as MLYAIIATDAPGSLKDRLAARPAHLARLEQLKEQGRLVLAGPHPAVDSNDPGEAGFSGSLVVAEFDSLEAAREWAEADPYKAAGVYSDVLVKPFKKVLP